The following coding sequences lie in one Oryctolagus cuniculus chromosome 7, mOryCun1.1, whole genome shotgun sequence genomic window:
- the MTMR11 gene encoding LOW QUALITY PROTEIN: myotubularin-related protein 11 (The sequence of the model RefSeq protein was modified relative to this genomic sequence to represent the inferred CDS: deleted 1 base in 1 codon), protein MWWGGRGQSFNIAPHKEEPEMGLRGPKSDQGGRMPEPRSRRLGGCLASGCLPGEQILAWAPGLRKGLEPELPGTLICTNFRVTFQPHGWQRSQDTPLSSDYDFALVNIGRLEAVSGLSRVQLLRPGSQLKFVPEELLIHGRDFRLLRVGFEAGGLEPQAWQVTMAIVQARAQSSQAQQCLGLPLTKAGQGSDSRKPPIPLLETSEDWEFERKKQGARGWRVSTVNERFDVATSLPRYFLVPSRVLDSEVRRAFGHFHQGRGPRLSWHHPGGSDLLRCGGFYTASDPNKEDIRAVESMLQAGHSDVVLVDVVDELPGLADVQLAHLRLRALCVPDSSVAEDKWLSALEGTRWLDYVRSCLRKASDISVLVTSRVRSVVLQERGDRDLNGLLSSLVQLLSAPEARTLCGFQSLVQREWVAAGHPFLTRLGGTGASEEAPVFLLFLDCVWQLLQQFPAEFEFSEFFLLALHDSVRVPDTLTFLRNTPWERGKQSGQFSSYTQVYTPGYSHPPAGNSINLQLSVWDWDLRYSNEQILQFHNPGYNPEHGPDAWLPRQQPSFLVPGPPSSVWLFSKGALTPLHQLCPWRESPSLLAVSSRWLPRMAVSSESLADQEWGLPLHWGACPLPPGLLLPGYLGPQIRLWRRCYLRGRPEVQMGLSALTVSGLQDELSHLQELLRKWTPRAFPGDHSKKRDPSTILSIPAEIAGILKEQRGIWVEGES, encoded by the exons ATgtggtgggggggcaggggccagagttTCAACATTGCCCCCCACAAGGAGGAGCCCGAGATGGGG CTCCGCGGACCCAAGTCTGACCAGGGTGGCAGGATGCCGGAGCCCAGGAGTCGTCGGCTTGGCGGTTGCCTGGCTTCTGGATGCCTCCCAG GGGAGCAGATCCTAGCATGGGCTCCAGGGCTGAGGAAGGGGCTGGAACCTGAATTGCCTGGCACCTTGATCTGCACCAACTTTAGGGTCACCTTCCAGCCCCATGGATGGCAGCGGAGTCAG GACACTCCCCTGAGCAGTGACTATGATTTTGCCCTGGTCAACATCGGGCGGTTAGAGGCTG TGAGTGGCTTGTCCCGAGTCCAGCTCCTGCGTCCGGGGTCCCAGCTGAAGTTTGTCCCGGAGGAGCTTCTGATTCACGGCCGAGACTTCCGGCTGCTCAGagttggttttgaggctggaggACTAGAGCCTCAAGCCTGGCAG GTGACCATGGCCATTGTCCAAGCCAGAGCTCAGAGCAGTCAAGCGCAGCAGTGTTTGGGGCTGCCACTGACCAAGGCTG gccagggttcTGACTCGAGAAAGCCACCTATTCCTCTCTTGGAGACATCGGAAGACTGGGAGTTTGAGCGGAAGAAGCAGGGGGCCAGAGGCTGGAGGGTGAGCACAGTCAATGAGAGGTTCGACGTAGCTACCAG CCTCCCCCGTTACTTCTTGGTTCCTAGCCGAGTTCTGGACAGTGAGGTCAGGAGAGCATTTGGCCACTTCCATCAGGGCCGTGGACCG CGCCTGTCCTGGCACCACCCTGGGGGCAGTGACCTTCTCCGCTGTGGAGGCTTCTACACAGCCAGTGACCCTAACAAGGAAGATATCAG AGCAGTGGAGTCGATGCTACAGGCTGGGCATTCTGACGTCGTCCTGGTAGACGTCGTGGATGAGCTGCCTGGTCTCGCTGATGTCCAGCTCGCCCACTTGAGGCTGAGGGCCCTCTGCGTGCCTG ATTCATCTGTAGCTGAGGACAAATGGCTGTCAGCTCTGGAGGGAACACGATGGTTGGACTATGTCAG GTCTTGTCTTCGCAAGGCCAGCGACATCTCAGTCTTAGTGACATCCAGGGTTCGTTCTGTAGTTCTTCAAG AGCGCGGTGATCGTGATCTCAATGGCCTCCTCTCTTCACTCGTCCAGCTGCTCTCAGCCCCTGAAGCCCGAACACTGTGTGGCTTCCAATCACTAGTGCAGCGAGAGTGGGTGGCCGCTGGACACCCTTTCCTGACCCGGCTTGGGGGAACAGGGGCCAGTGAGGAG GCGCCGGTGTTCCTCCTGTTCCTAGACTGTGTCTGGCAGCTCCTCCAGCAGTTTCCAGCTGAGTTTGAATTCTCTGAGTTTTTCCTTCTTGCTCTTCATGACAGTGTCAGGGTTCCTGACACCCTTACTTTTCTGAGGAATACTCCCTGGGAGCGTGGAAAGCAGAGTGGACAG TTCAGTTCCTACACACAAGTCTATACCCCAGGGTACTCCCACCCCCCAGCTGGGAATTCCATTAACCTGCAGCTGTCTGTCTGGGACTGGGATTTACGCTACAGTAATGAACAGATACTACAATTCCATAATCCTGGCTATAACCCAGAACACGGCCCAGATGCCTGGCTTCCGAGACAGCAG CCaagcttcctggttcctggccctcCCAGTTCTGTGTGGCTGTTCTCTAAAGGGGCCCTGACCCCTCTACACCAGCTCTGTCCGTGGCGGGAGAGTCCCTCTCTGCTGGCGGTCTCTTCTCGTTGGCTACCCCGGATGGCTGTCTCCTCTGAAAGCCTGGCTGACCAAGAGTGGGGGCTCCCTTTACACTGGGGAGCTTGCCCTTTAcctccagggctgctgctgcctgggtaTCTGGGACCTCAGATCAGGCTCTGGAGACGCTGCTACCTGAGGGGACGGCCCGAGGTCCAG ATGGGCCTCTCAGCTCTCACAGTCTCTGGCCTCCAGGATGAACTATCCCATCTTCAGGAACTATTAAGGAAGTGGACACCAAGAGCGTTTCCTGGTGATCACTCCAAGAAAAGAGATCCAAGTACCATTCTCTCT ATTCCTGCTGAAATTGCTGGCATTCTCAAAGAGCAGCGGGGGATCTGGGTTGAGGGAGAGTCCTAA